A part of Amycolatopsis lurida genomic DNA contains:
- the arfB gene encoding alternative ribosome rescue aminoacyl-tRNA hydrolase ArfB translates to MADDVVVGTRFVIPGAELSERFSRSSGPGGQGVNTTDSRVELSFDVAGSASVPEHLRARMLDRLSSRLVDGVVTITASEHRSQLMNREAARARLVMLLLDASAPPAAKRRPTKPSRGSKERRLASKKRRGEVKKSRRGGYSDD, encoded by the coding sequence GTGGCTGATGACGTGGTGGTCGGCACCCGGTTCGTGATCCCGGGTGCCGAATTGAGCGAACGGTTCTCCCGGTCGTCGGGTCCGGGTGGGCAGGGCGTGAACACCACGGACTCGCGGGTCGAACTCTCCTTCGACGTGGCCGGTTCGGCGTCCGTCCCGGAGCATCTCCGGGCGCGGATGCTGGACCGGCTTTCGTCGCGCCTGGTCGACGGGGTCGTCACGATCACCGCCTCCGAACACCGCTCCCAGCTGATGAACCGGGAAGCCGCGCGGGCACGTCTGGTGATGTTGCTGCTGGACGCGTCGGCGCCCCCGGCCGCCAAGCGGCGTCCCACCAAACCCTCGCGAGGTTCGAAGGAACGCCGCCTGGCGTCGAAGAAGCGCCGAGGCGAGGTCAAGAAGTCACGCCGCGGTGGTTACTCAGACGACTGA